One window of the Camelina sativa cultivar DH55 chromosome 1, Cs, whole genome shotgun sequence genome contains the following:
- the LOC104779761 gene encoding LOW QUALITY PROTEIN: ras-related protein RABA1g-like (The sequence of the model RefSeq protein was modified relative to this genomic sequence to represent the inferred CDS: deleted 1 base in 1 codon), which translates to MAAYRADDDYDFLYKVVLIGDSGVGKSNLLSRFTRNEFSLESKSTIGVEFATRSIHVDEKIVKAQIWDTAGQERYRAITSAYYRGAVGALLVYDVTRHVTFENVERWLKELRDHTEANIVIMLVGNKADLRHLRAVSTEDAKAFAERENTFFMETSALEALNVENAFTEVLSQIYRVASKKALDIGDDPATIPKGRSINVGSKDDVSDVKKVGCCSS; encoded by the exons ATGGCGGCGTACAGAGCTGACGATGATTACGATTTCCTCTACAAGGTTGTATTAATCGGTGATTCCGGCGTCGGAAAATCCAACCTTCTCTCTCGATTCACCCGCAACGAGTTCAGCCTCGAGTCTAAATCCACCATCGGTGTCGAATTCGCCACCCGAAGCATTCACGTCGACGAAAAAATCGTCAAGGCTCAGATTTGGGACACCGCCGGTCAGGAGAG aTACCGAGCAATCACAAGCGCATACTATAGAGGAGCTGTGGGGGCTTTGCTTGTCTATGATGTTACGCGACATGTTACA TTTGAGAACGTTGAGAGATGGTTGAAGGAGCTTAGGGACCACACAGAAGCCAACATTGTGATCATGCTTGTTGGTAACAAGGCTGATCTACGTCACCTAAGAGCTGTTTCTACTGAAGATGCTAAAGCctttgcagagagagagaacacattCTTTATGGAGACGTCTGCACTCGAAGCATTGAACGTGGAGAATGCTTTCACTGAAGTGCTTTCTCAAATATACCGTGTGGCAAGCAAGAAAGCTTTGGATATTGGAGATGATCCGGCTACGATTCCTAAAGGACGAAGTATTAATGTCGGGTCTAAGGACGATGTTTCTGATGTCAAGAAGGTCGGATGCTGCTCAAGTTGA
- the LOC104779773 gene encoding uncharacterized protein LOC104779773 encodes MRRRNMMTGVDMEQHSQIFLGHPEPCIGTNFLYPDIPPVIVPHLVAPSLQEPYDNNHSMFYGPPQQYHLQRASNLGSAMSTAPNFYPPYVNYEAPPSYMLSHGNYGAVVGATSAEHERNPHFMDHGYKRKSSEGMPGNSQYPLTAPCSFPQLNSQEAAPISFPQFGSYAQPLDQASVTNRAGAATMDPLLSHGHNNFIQGNYAAHPFPPPGSTWYEQHCNSSRSDGSSSHWSQAPPAPYMPGNVVPGSIDSGNVCFPRYHETSSSRNPTPPFVYPRNHYISNHPVPPPPIVYPHMPSASYTETMHATSYTHVGPVQSTGLRINQQYPREDYVPGAILRHHEVALWETGEFYDDENVDDHQAMRLDIEDMSYEELLALSDQIGTVKTGLSEEDVKDLLKRKTSLATRINLEEAPSTDLESDSCTICQENYKHQDKIATLDCRHEYHTECLQKWLVIKNVCPICKSEALVMEKKKKLRLSSIGEEVTTDSS; translated from the exons ATGAGACGAAGAAATATGATGACTGGTGTAGACATGGAGCAGCATTCTCAAATCTTTCTCGGTCATCCTGAACCATGCATTGGAACTAACTTTCTCTATCCAGATATCCCACCCGTGATTGTTCCTCATTTAGTAGCTCCTTCTCTGCAAGAACCTTATGACAACAACCACTCAATGTTCTACGGGCCTCCCCAGCAGTACCATCTTCAACGTGCTTCAAATCTTGGTTCTGCCATGTCAACCGCACCCAATTTCTATCCCCCTTATGTGAACTATGAAGCTCCACCGAGTTATATGTTGTCTCATGGAAATTATGGTGCAGTTGTTGGAGCTACTTCCGCTGAACATGAGAGAAATCCCCATTTTATGGATCACGGATACAAAAGAAAGAGTTCTGAAGGAATGCCTGGAAATTCTCAGTATCCATTAACAGCTCCTTGTTCGTTCCCTCAATTGAATTCACAGGAGGCAGCACCTATCTCATTCCCACAGTTTGGTAGTTATGCACAACCACTAGATCAGGCAAGTGTGACGAACAGAGCAGGAGCAGCTACAATGGATCCACTTCTCTCTCATGGTCATAACAACTTCATTCAAGGAAACTATGCAGCTCATCCTTTTCCACCTCCTGGCTCAACCTGGTATGAACAACACTGTAATAGCAGCAGATCTGATGGATCGTCTTCGCATTGGTCCCAAGCACCCCCTGCACCTTATATGCCTG GTAACGTTGTTCCTGGATCCATAGACTCTGGTAATGTCTGTTTCCCAAGATACCATGAAACATCTAGTAGCAGAAACCCCACACCACCATTTGTATACCCAAGGAACCACTATATTAGCAATCACCCGGTACCTCCTCCTCCCATTGTATACCCTCACATGCCTTCAGCCTCATACACTGAAACTATGCATGCTACTTCATACACTCATGTGGGACCCGTTCAATCAACCGGATTGAGGATAAACCAACAATATCCCCGAGAAGATTATGTACCTGGAGCAATACTAAGGCACCAT GAAGTTGCACTTTGGGAGACAGGAGAGTTCTACGATGATGAAAATGTCGATGATCATCAAGCCATGCGCTTAGATATAGAGGACATGTCGTATGAG GAGCTTCTTGCTTTGAGCGACCAGATTGGAACTGTGAAGACTGGCTTGTCGGAAGAAGATGTTAAAGATCttctgaaaagaaaaacctcATTAGCGACCAGAATCAACCTGGAAGAAGCTCCATCTACCGATCTAGAAAGCGATTCTTGCACAATATGCCAG GAAAACTACAAACACCAAGATAAGATTGCAACGCTAGATTGCAGGCACGAGTACCACACAGAATGCTTGCAGAAGTGGTTGGTTATCAAGAACGTGTGCCCAATCTGTAAATCAGAGGCACTGgtcatggagaagaagaagaagctacgATTAAGTAGTATAGGAGAAGAGGTTACTACGGATTCAAGCTAA